The sequence below is a genomic window from Acidobacteriota bacterium.
TCAAAGCGCTCCAGTCCCGGTCGTCAATGCGTGCTGTTTTCATGACCTCTGATCCCGTTTTCCAACCCGTGGATTTGTTCCTCGCGATTCGCCAACTCAGTATACTTCTACTGTATCGTTCGCTCAGGATTTTCAGCTAATTGCCCCTTCTGAACCGGAGCATTTCGAAGGTGACAGTCGATTTGATGGAACAGGCTGCCGATCTGCTGAGCGTGGGGAGACTGGAGCTCAAGCGAATGGGCCGGTTGCCCGACCCGCTCCGGCCCGGGAGCGAGGCCGAGGCCTACGCCATCCAGGAGCTGTTGCACTCCCGATTTATACGCACAGACCTGGGGCCTCGGGTCGGTTACAAGATCGGCTGTACGACGGCCGTCATGCAGAAGTACCTGGGAATCGACAATCCCTGTTCCGGAGGAGTTTTCGGTTCAACAGTCAGGCGGGTATCCGGACTGTTCGCACACGACAGCTTTCTGCATGTGGGCGTGGAATGCGAGTTGGCGGTCGCCCTGGGTCGAGACCTCAATTCGGTGGGTCGCCTCCACGACAGGGAGACGATCGCGCCATCAGTGGAATCGGTGATGGCTGCGATCGAAGTTGTCGACGACCGCTGGGTCGACTATTCGTCGATCGATACGGCAACACTGATCGCCGACGATTTCTTTGGCTCCGCCTGTGTGCTGGGTGAACCGGTGACCGAATGGTCCTCAATCGACTTGCAGGGCATTGTTGGGTCCATGTCCGTGAACGGCGAGCATCTCGGTAGCGGACGGGGAGCCGACATCCTGGGTCACCCCCTTGAAGCGCTCGCCTGGTTGGCCAACTCCCTGGAAACGCGCGG
It includes:
- a CDS encoding fumarylacetoacetate hydrolase family protein — its product is MTVDLMEQAADLLSVGRLELKRMGRLPDPLRPGSEAEAYAIQELLHSRFIRTDLGPRVGYKIGCTTAVMQKYLGIDNPCSGGVFGSTVRRVSGLFAHDSFLHVGVECELAVALGRDLNSVGRLHDRETIAPSVESVMAAIEVVDDRWVDYSSIDTATLIADDFFGSACVLGEPVTEWSSIDLQGIVGSMSVNGEHLGSGRGADILGHPLEALAWLANSLETRGSYLRAGEFVLLGSLVQTHWIQRNDLVQVDIDGLGKISAHFR